The Desulfonispora thiosulfatigenes DSM 11270 genome segment ATAAAGATTATTTTAAAGAGCTTCTTGAAAGAGTTCGTTCGATACGTGCCAGCGAGAGAAGAATCTACCAACAGATTACAGATATCTTTGCTGAGTGTAGTATTGACTATGATCCTAACTCAGAAATGACAAAAGAATTCTATGCAACAGTTCAAAACAAATTTCATTATGCTATTACAGGAAAAACTGCTGCTGAGATAATACATTCAAAAGCAAACAAAGATGAGCCTAATATGGGGCTTTTAACATGGAAAAACGCACCTGATGGCAGAATTTTAGCATCAGATGTAAAAATAGCTAAAAATTATCTTTCTGAGAAAGAAATTAAAAGATTGGAAAGAACCATCTCATCTTTCTTTGACTATATAGAAAACATCATTGAGAATAGAGAGACTTTTACCATGGAAGCTTTTGCTAACAGTGTAGTGCGCTTCTTAGAATTCAATGAATATAAGATTCTCACAGGAAAAGGAAAGATTTCAAAAGCACAAGCTGATCAGAAAGCATTGAATGAATACAAAGAGTATAACAAGCATCAGCCAATACATTCAGATTTTGATAAGCAGATAAAAAAATATTTGGAAAGCGGTAGTTATAAAAAAGAATAAGTGGGATATTTAATAGTATTCGAATTCGAACAAATTAAAAAATGAACTATCAAGGAATCCTTGACAGTTGGAAAGGAGAAGTTTATGTACAGTGATACAAGTAAATTATTAGTATGGCAAAGATCACATGAGCTGGTCTTGAATATATATGAAGTCACTAAAGACTTTCCAAAAGACGAGCAGTTCGGCTTGACTTCACAAATAAGAAGAGCTGCTGTTTCGGTTCCTAGTAATATTGTAGAGGGAAAAGCAAGGGGATCTAGCAAAGAATATAAACGATTTTTGCTAATGGCACGTGGTTCTTTGGAAGAAACAAAGTATCAGCTGCTATTAGCAAAAGATTTGAAATATATAGATGAAAAGAAATATAAGGAAGTATTGAACTTAGCAATGGAAACAGGAAGACTTTTGGCTGGATTGATTAAGTCTTTGGGTTGAAGTTTTTACCTTTCCAACTTACCAACTTTCTACTTTCCAACTAAATTGAAGGAGGCTCGACTAAAATGTCTAATAAAATCTGGCTTTCATCTCCCCATATGAGCGATGAGGGATATGAAAAAGAATATATAAAAGAAGCATTTGATACTAATTGGATTGCTCCTCTTGGCACGAATGTAAATGAATTTGAAAAAGAACTTGCTACAAAAGTTGGTAGTGGACATGCTGCAGCATTAGTATCCGGAACTAGTGCAATTCATTTAGCACTTAAAGCTGTTGGGGTTAGTACAGGGGATATTGTCCTTTGTCCTACCCTTACTTTTTCTGCTACTGCAAATCCCATCATTTATCAAAATGCAACTCCTGTATTTATCGATAGTGATTATGAAACTTGGAATATGTGTCCAAAGGCATTAGGGGCAGCTTTTGAAAAGTACGGTGATAAGGTGAAGGCTGTTTTAGTCGTGCATTTATATGGCCTATCAGCTGATATGGATAAGATTATGAAGATTTGTAATAAATATAATATTCCTGTTATAGAAGATGCAGCTGAGTCTTTAGGAGCACTTTATAAAGGACAACCTACAGGAACGTTCGGTAAATTTGGAGTATTTAGTTTTAACGGAAATAAGATTATCACGACTTCTGGTGGCGGGATGCTAGTTTCTGATGATGAAGAGAAGATTAAGAAAATAAGATTCTGGTCTACTCAAAGTAGAGATCCAGCAAGGCACTACCAACATAGCGAATTAGGGTTTAATTATCGTATGAGCAATGTCGTGGCTGGTATTGGGCGAGGACAGCTTAAGGTGTTAGACCAAAGAGTGGAAAAGAAGAAATATATCTTTGAATATTACAAAAAAGAGCTAGGCTCTCTTGAGGGTGTAGAATTCATGCCTATCAATGACTGGAATGAGCCGAATTATTGGTTAAGTGTTATTACGTTGAAAGGTAAAGTTAGACCTCTTGATGTAATGGAGGCACTAGAAGCTGAGAATATTGAATCAAGGCCTGTCTGGAAGCCAATGCACATGCAGCCATTTTTTGTTGAGTATGATTACATCGGTTCAGATGTAAGTGAGAAGCTGTTTGAAAATGGGGTGTGCTTGCCAAGTGATACCAAGATGAATGATGAGGATCTTGAGAGGATTTGTGGTATTATAAAGGGGCTTTGGTCTTAAGAAGAAGTAGGTGGAAATAGATGCAAACTGAGATTAAACGGAATATAGGGATTAAGCCTGATAAGGGTAGGGTTTATAGAAGATTTATTAAAAGACCAATGGACTTCATTTTGTCTTTGATGGCCATTATCGTTTTAAGTCCGGTACTTATAATAGTTGCAATTCTTGTTAGGTTGAAGCTAGGTAGTCCAGTGTTGTTTAAGCAAAAGAGACCAGGGCTTCATGAGAAGATATTTACTATGTATAAGTTTAGGACTATGACAGATGAAAAGGACGAGAATGGGGAACTACTTCCAGACTCAGTAAGACTGACCAAGTTCGGAAAGATGTTAAGGTCTACGTCACTTGATGAGCTACCAGAGCTTTTTAATATATTAAAGGGCGATATGTCGATCATTGGGCCACGTCCTTTGCTTGTACAGTATCTGCCTCTATATAACGACCACCAAAAGAGAAGGCATGAAGTTAGACCAGGTCTTTCAGGACATGCCCAGGTAAACGGGCGTAATGCAATCAGCTGGGAAGATAAGTTCAACCTAGATGTTGAATACGTTGATAATATGAGTTTCATAGGAGACTGGAGGATTATCTTTCTTACTATTAAGAAAGTTTTTGTTAAGGAAGGTATTAGCTCAGATACATCAGTAACGATGGAACCATTTAGAGGAAGTAAACCTGATAATTGAGATAAATATAATTTAGAATTTCTATAATCATCCATTTTTTATTTCAGAGGGGAATGTACCAATAATGAAAGATAAGTTAATCATAATAGGTGCCAGTGGACATGGAAAGGTTGTCGCTGACATCGCAATAAAAATGAATAAGTGGCAAAGCATAGCATTCCTTGATGATGATGAGTCTATTAAGACATCTATGGGATTAGTAGTCATCGGCAAAACTGCTGATGCTTTTACATATAAAGATAATGCTGATTTTTTTGTGGCTATTGGAACCAATGATACAAGAGAAAGATTACAAGAGAAGTTGATAGATGAAGGCTTAAATGTGGTAACTTTAATTCATCCAAGTGTAATTATTGGAATTGATGTTGAGATTGGGATTGGAACTGTAATTATGGCAGGAGTTGTTATTAATAGCTCAAGTAGAATTGGTAAGGGTTGTATCATCAATACAAGTTCTAGCTTGGATCACGATAATATAATTGAAGATTATGTTCATATTTCGCCTGGAGTTAATTTAGCTGGAACGGTTAAGGTTGGTAAGGGAAGTTGGATAGGAATAGGAAGTACGGTAAGTAATAACGTGAACATTTGTAATGGCTGTAAAGTAGGTGCAGGTGCTGTATTGGTTAAGGATATTACTGAACCTGGGACATATGTTGGGGTTCCAGTTAGGAAGAAAGATTAAATTATATTGATAGGAGAATTAGAAATGAAGATATTATATGTTGCGAATGTTCACAGGCACTTTAATGCCTTTCATATCCCCTATATCAAGTGGCTTAAAGATAATGGTCATGAAGTTCATGTGGCTGCAAATGGGGAAGAAGTAGTGCCAGAAGCAGACAAAAAGTTCACAATAAATATTGATAGGTCACCATATAAAGTAGCGAATATTGGTGCTTATCGAGAACTAAAAAAAATAATACAAGAAGAAAAATATAATGTAATTCATTGTCATACTCCTATGGGTGGTATTATTGGTAGATTAGCTTCAATTGGCCCACGAAAAGAAGGTATGAAAGTAATTTATACATGTCATGGATTTCATTTCTGTAAGAAGGGTCCAGTTATTAATTGGTTGATGTATTACCCTGTTGAAAGGTTTATGGCAAAATACACAGATGTAATAATTACGATCAATAACGAAGACTACCAATTATCTCAAAAATTTGACATTAGTAAAAAGTATTACATTCCAGGGATAGGATTAGATATTGAGAAATTTAAGCGTTGTTCAAAGGATGAAAAACCTATAAAAAAAAGAATGGATATAGGGGTTCAGAGTGACGATGTATTATTAGTTTCTGTAGGAGATTTGACAAAAAGAAAAAATCACCAAATTGTTTTTAAGGCAATTGCAAAGGTTAAGGGATTAAAAATTAAATATGTATTGTGTGGACAAGGAGATCAACGAGAATACTTAATGACTCTTGCAAAAAAGTTAAAGATTGAAGATAAAGTAATATTTCTTGGTCATAGAAAGGATGTTAAAGAAATATTACGAGTGTCTGATATTTTCATTTTTCCATCTTTATGGGAAGGTTTAGGGATAGCGGGAATTGAAGCTATGGCGGTAGGATTGCCAGTTATAGCTTCGAGTAGACATGGAATAAAGGATTATGCCATTCATAAAGAAACGGCTCTGTTATGTGATCCACTAAAATCATCAGAGTTCAAAAATTCTATAATGGATTTAATTAATAATGATGTATTAAGAAATAAATTAAAAAAGAATGCTTTTGAAACAATTGAAAAATTTGATTTATCCAATTCAATGGAAAAAATGATTGAAATATATACTAAAGAATTGTAAATGCTAACGAAACATTTGTAATTCTAAATACCGTGTATAGGGGAATAATACGATATGAAAAAATATGTCATTTATATAGGAACTATTTTTTTGCCCGATAAAAATGCAGCAGCGCAAAGGGCAATCATGATAAGTAAATTGTATAAAGAAAATGGTTACACTCCTATTATTATAGGCGCTTGTAAGGATATAGATAGTTCAACTGCTATAGTAGATACTTATGCAAACTATTTCGGATTTGATACATACTCAATGGCATATCCAAGATCTAATGTAGAATGGTTAAAGAGATTAGTAGATATCAATCCAATACTAAAAGTAATAGATGAATATGGAGAAAAAAATATTCACTCACTTGTTATCATGGACTACATGTCTATAGCTCTTTGGAAGTTAATGAAATATTCAAAAAGAATGGGAATTAGATTTGTTATAGACACTGTAGATTGGTTTAATAAATCAGAATATAGATTTCCTAAAAATATAATAAAAGACATTGATACTTCTTTAAGGATGAGATTTATTCATAAAAAAGCAAATTATATGATTTCGATTAGTAAATATTTATATAATTATTACAAAGGTAAAGTAGAAAATATAGTTATAATACCGAGCATTGCAGATGTAAGAGATTGTAAGTGGAGTCAACTTTCGGGTTATAAAGAAAATGAATTTCTTACTTTAGGATATGCAGGAGATCCAGGTGAAAAGTTCGAAAGGGAGAGATTGGACTGGTTGATCAAAATAGTCTCACAAATGAACAAAAAGGATAAAAAGATCAAGCTTCTGATGGCAGGTGTCAATAAAGAAAAAATAGCTAATAACTTGCCTCACTTAAAAAGTATTATTGATAACGATGAGTTAATAGTTTTCTTAGGTAGAATACCACATAAAGATTGCCTGGATATGATAGCAACATCTGATTTCAGCGTAATAATAAGAGAAAATACATT includes the following:
- a CDS encoding virulence RhuM family protein encodes the protein MENINQFVLYTGDDGNVKLQIFLEEETLWLSQKLIGELFQVESNTINYHIKEIYKSGELEELATTRKFRVVQKEGNRDVSRDVVFYNLDVIIAVGYRVNSKRATQFRIWATKVLKEYMIKGFVLDDERLKQGERVFNKDYFKELLERVRSIRASERRIYQQITDIFAECSIDYDPNSEMTKEFYATVQNKFHYAITGKTAAEIIHSKANKDEPNMGLLTWKNAPDGRILASDVKIAKNYLSEKEIKRLERTISSFFDYIENIIENRETFTMEAFANSVVRFLEFNEYKILTGKGKISKAQADQKALNEYKEYNKHQPIHSDFDKQIKKYLESGSYKKE
- a CDS encoding four helix bundle protein translates to MYSDTSKLLVWQRSHELVLNIYEVTKDFPKDEQFGLTSQIRRAAVSVPSNIVEGKARGSSKEYKRFLLMARGSLEETKYQLLLAKDLKYIDEKKYKEVLNLAMETGRLLAGLIKSLG
- a CDS encoding DegT/DnrJ/EryC1/StrS family aminotransferase, producing the protein MSNKIWLSSPHMSDEGYEKEYIKEAFDTNWIAPLGTNVNEFEKELATKVGSGHAAALVSGTSAIHLALKAVGVSTGDIVLCPTLTFSATANPIIYQNATPVFIDSDYETWNMCPKALGAAFEKYGDKVKAVLVVHLYGLSADMDKIMKICNKYNIPVIEDAAESLGALYKGQPTGTFGKFGVFSFNGNKIITTSGGGMLVSDDEEKIKKIRFWSTQSRDPARHYQHSELGFNYRMSNVVAGIGRGQLKVLDQRVEKKKYIFEYYKKELGSLEGVEFMPINDWNEPNYWLSVITLKGKVRPLDVMEALEAENIESRPVWKPMHMQPFFVEYDYIGSDVSEKLFENGVCLPSDTKMNDEDLERICGIIKGLWS
- a CDS encoding sugar transferase is translated as MQTEIKRNIGIKPDKGRVYRRFIKRPMDFILSLMAIIVLSPVLIIVAILVRLKLGSPVLFKQKRPGLHEKIFTMYKFRTMTDEKDENGELLPDSVRLTKFGKMLRSTSLDELPELFNILKGDMSIIGPRPLLVQYLPLYNDHQKRRHEVRPGLSGHAQVNGRNAISWEDKFNLDVEYVDNMSFIGDWRIIFLTIKKVFVKEGISSDTSVTMEPFRGSKPDN
- a CDS encoding acetyltransferase; amino-acid sequence: MKDKLIIIGASGHGKVVADIAIKMNKWQSIAFLDDDESIKTSMGLVVIGKTADAFTYKDNADFFVAIGTNDTRERLQEKLIDEGLNVVTLIHPSVIIGIDVEIGIGTVIMAGVVINSSSRIGKGCIINTSSSLDHDNIIEDYVHISPGVNLAGTVKVGKGSWIGIGSTVSNNVNICNGCKVGAGAVLVKDITEPGTYVGVPVRKKD
- a CDS encoding glycosyltransferase family 4 protein produces the protein MKILYVANVHRHFNAFHIPYIKWLKDNGHEVHVAANGEEVVPEADKKFTINIDRSPYKVANIGAYRELKKIIQEEKYNVIHCHTPMGGIIGRLASIGPRKEGMKVIYTCHGFHFCKKGPVINWLMYYPVERFMAKYTDVIITINNEDYQLSQKFDISKKYYIPGIGLDIEKFKRCSKDEKPIKKRMDIGVQSDDVLLVSVGDLTKRKNHQIVFKAIAKVKGLKIKYVLCGQGDQREYLMTLAKKLKIEDKVIFLGHRKDVKEILRVSDIFIFPSLWEGLGIAGIEAMAVGLPVIASSRHGIKDYAIHKETALLCDPLKSSEFKNSIMDLINNDVLRNKLKKNAFETIEKFDLSNSMEKMIEIYTKEL
- a CDS encoding glycosyltransferase encodes the protein MKKYVIYIGTIFLPDKNAAAQRAIMISKLYKENGYTPIIIGACKDIDSSTAIVDTYANYFGFDTYSMAYPRSNVEWLKRLVDINPILKVIDEYGEKNIHSLVIMDYMSIALWKLMKYSKRMGIRFVIDTVDWFNKSEYRFPKNIIKDIDTSLRMRFIHKKANYMISISKYLYNYYKGKVENIVIIPSIADVRDCKWSQLSGYKENEFLTLGYAGDPGEKFERERLDWLIKIVSQMNKKDKKIKLLMAGVNKEKIANNLPHLKSIIDNDELIVFLGRIPHKDCLDMIATSDFSVIIRENTLVNLAGFPTKLSESYACSTPVITTPSSNISDYVINAQNGFLTKEISFESLKDLIEQLHELNSKSISEMHETTRRINRLKLTNFTKDIQKVIE